Proteins encoded together in one uncultured Desulfosarcina sp. window:
- a CDS encoding response regulator, whose amino-acid sequence MRPGGSRFGIYRLNAHYGYTREELLGESISIIVPDQAHAHGEELCQSCIDGEMVRNIERFRRKKDGTIVPILLTLSLLKTDEGKPLGIASITKDISELKRAEKELKEYRDHLESLVEERTADLEEAMQVAEEATRAKSDFLANMSHEIRTPLNAVIGFSHLALQTKLNDQQFDYVHKIQSSSKALLGVINDILDFSKIEAGKLSMESIEFDLEEVLDNVTNLIGIKAQQKGLEVIFNIEPTLPRVLIGDPLRLGQVLTNLTGNAVKFTEKGEIVLGCTLLQDNADEVELEFYVQDSGIGLTPDQQTELFQAFSQADSSTTRKYGGSGLGLFISKSLVEMMGGRIRVRSEIGRGATFFFTARLKKADRQPASPPLLDAELHGIKVLVVDDNPICRAALHKMLEVMSFRVTQADSAEAAFAELEMTGGDDPFDLVLMDWKMPGMDGLHASERIRNSLKLNVPSIIMVSAYAREDLMQQADSMGLDGYLVKPVSPSLLLDTIMTALGRQRPSRVSSDRQSDASPGVETIRGARLLVVEDNEINQQVARGILEHIGIIVEMADNGRLAIEALQKAGYDAVLMDIHMPEMDGYTAARQIRKDPAFNDLPIIAMTANAMAGDREKALDAGMNDHVAKPIDVNELLDVLRKWINPSDKNPLPPPAASATEEEVATRAKALGPLPGIDTREGLRRLAGDVSLYQKLLCKFAGSQSKTAERIAHALEAPDLEAARGLAHTTKGVAGNIGAMQLYETASQLDLALKNENLQKAQELLPAFSDRLETVIRSLNTLEDENEAKTESTAGIPAPDAIQPLLRNLYELLEEDDTAAGGVVRQLTGAVESDAGKDLLSRLSRQIGGYEFEAAKSTLHDLCLKLNIDLEE is encoded by the coding sequence ATGAGGCCTGGTGGTTCGCGGTTTGGGATATACCGCCTCAATGCCCATTACGGGTATACCAGGGAGGAACTTCTCGGCGAATCGATTTCGATTATTGTACCGGATCAAGCGCATGCACATGGTGAGGAATTATGCCAAAGCTGCATCGATGGCGAAATGGTCCGCAATATCGAAAGATTTCGGAGAAAAAAGGACGGCACCATCGTCCCGATTCTGCTCACCCTTTCCCTGCTGAAAACCGATGAGGGCAAGCCGCTGGGTATCGCTTCGATCACCAAGGACATCAGCGAACTGAAGCGGGCCGAAAAAGAGTTGAAAGAATACAGGGACCATCTCGAATCGCTGGTGGAAGAGCGTACCGCCGATCTGGAGGAGGCCATGCAGGTGGCGGAGGAAGCCACCCGGGCCAAAAGCGATTTTCTGGCCAACATGAGCCATGAAATCAGAACGCCCCTGAATGCCGTTATCGGCTTTTCCCACCTGGCCCTTCAGACGAAGCTCAACGACCAGCAGTTCGACTATGTCCATAAAATTCAAAGCAGTTCCAAGGCGCTGCTGGGCGTTATCAACGATATCCTCGATTTCAGCAAGATCGAAGCCGGCAAGCTGAGCATGGAATCCATCGAATTCGACCTTGAAGAAGTGCTGGACAATGTCACCAATCTGATTGGCATCAAGGCCCAGCAAAAAGGGCTGGAGGTGATCTTCAACATCGAGCCGACCCTGCCCCGCGTGCTGATCGGAGACCCGCTCAGACTGGGCCAGGTACTGACCAATCTTACCGGGAATGCGGTCAAATTCACCGAAAAAGGCGAAATCGTCCTGGGCTGCACCCTGTTGCAGGATAACGCGGATGAGGTCGAACTGGAGTTTTATGTCCAGGACAGCGGCATCGGGCTTACCCCGGACCAGCAGACCGAGCTGTTTCAGGCCTTTTCCCAGGCCGATTCTTCCACGACCCGCAAATACGGGGGCTCCGGACTGGGGCTCTTTATCAGCAAAAGCCTGGTGGAAATGATGGGCGGCCGTATCCGGGTGAGAAGCGAAATCGGACGGGGAGCGACCTTCTTTTTTACCGCCCGTCTGAAAAAAGCCGATCGCCAGCCCGCCAGCCCACCGCTGCTCGATGCCGAACTCCACGGAATCAAGGTCCTGGTGGTCGACGACAATCCCATCTGCCGCGCCGCCCTGCACAAAATGCTCGAGGTCATGTCTTTTCGAGTGACTCAGGCGGACAGTGCCGAGGCCGCTTTTGCCGAACTGGAGATGACCGGCGGGGACGACCCGTTCGATCTGGTCCTCATGGATTGGAAAATGCCGGGGATGGATGGATTGCACGCCTCGGAACGGATCAGGAACTCCTTAAAACTGAACGTGCCGTCCATCATCATGGTTTCAGCCTATGCCCGGGAAGACCTGATGCAGCAGGCGGACAGCATGGGTCTGGACGGCTATCTGGTCAAACCGGTTTCTCCCTCTTTATTGCTGGACACGATCATGACGGCTTTAGGCAGGCAGCGCCCTTCCCGGGTTTCGTCGGATCGGCAAAGCGACGCATCGCCCGGTGTCGAAACCATCCGGGGAGCCAGGCTGCTGGTCGTGGAAGACAACGAAATCAATCAGCAGGTCGCCCGCGGGATACTTGAACATATCGGTATTATCGTCGAGATGGCGGACAATGGACGCCTGGCCATCGAGGCGCTTCAAAAAGCCGGCTACGATGCCGTTCTCATGGATATCCATATGCCGGAAATGGATGGCTACACAGCCGCCCGGCAAATCAGAAAAGATCCTGCGTTCAACGATCTCCCCATCATCGCCATGACCGCCAATGCCATGGCGGGCGACCGGGAAAAGGCGCTGGACGCAGGGATGAACGACCATGTGGCCAAACCCATCGATGTAAACGAACTGTTGGATGTGCTGCGTAAATGGATCAACCCCTCAGATAAAAATCCCCTGCCGCCCCCAGCGGCATCGGCAACCGAAGAGGAGGTCGCAACGCGGGCAAAAGCCCTTGGCCCGCTGCCGGGAATCGACACCCGGGAGGGCTTGCGGCGGCTGGCCGGAGACGTTTCCCTGTATCAAAAACTTTTGTGCAAATTTGCCGGCAGCCAGTCCAAAACAGCCGAAAGGATCGCACACGCGCTGGAAGCGCCGGATTTGGAGGCCGCCCGGGGACTGGCCCATACAACCAAAGGGGTGGCGGGCAATATCGGCGCAATGCAGCTTTATGAAACGGCATCGCAGTTGGACTTGGCCCTGAAAAACGAAAATCTGCAAAAAGCGCAGGAACTGCTGCCCGCCTTCTCCGATCGTCTGGAAACCGTCATCCGGTCGTTAAACACGCTCGAAGATGAGAATGAGGCCAAAACGGAAAGCACAGCCGGAATCCCTGCTCCCGATGCAATCCAACCGCTGCTGCGCAACCTGTACGAACTGCTCGAAGAGGACGATACCGCAGCGGGCGGCGTGGTGCGGCAGTTGACCGGAGCTGTCGAAAGCGATGCGGGCAAGGACTTGCTTTCCCGACTGTCCCGGCAAATCGGCGGTTATGAATTCGAAGCGGCCAAGAGCACCCTTCACGATCTCTGTCTGAAACTCAACATCGATCTGGAGGAATAA
- a CDS encoding two-component system response regulator — translation MDMGPRKRTILVVDDTPENIDVLVGILKTEYKVKAALNGPKAVKIAQGKNPPDLILLDVMMPEMNGYEVAEILKKNSATSNIPIIFVTAMNEIEDEKKGLELGAVDYLTKPVSPPLVKARVRNHVELKMHRDHLEELVNIRTRELELTREVTIYSLASLAETRDNETGGHIIRTQKYVHILALTLRKNPKFGALLDDATIDLLYKSAPLHDIGKVGVPDSILLKPGKLTDGEFEVMKDHTKHGRDTILRAEEAMEDRQASDFLRLAREIAYSHHEKWDGSGYPLGLCTDKIPFAGRIMAVADVYDALISRRIYKPPFTHTNARDILQESSGRHFDPDVISAFLEQEEAFRRIALKFADHEEERAALRATSPIEQEILNASLRLDKPAGEG, via the coding sequence ATGGATATGGGGCCCCGGAAAAGAACCATCCTGGTAGTTGACGACACTCCGGAAAATATCGACGTGCTGGTGGGTATCCTGAAGACCGAATACAAGGTAAAAGCGGCGCTCAACGGTCCTAAGGCCGTAAAAATCGCCCAGGGAAAGAACCCACCGGATCTCATTCTTCTCGACGTCATGATGCCGGAAATGAACGGCTACGAGGTTGCCGAAATTCTCAAGAAAAATTCCGCCACGAGCAATATTCCCATCATCTTCGTCACCGCCATGAACGAAATCGAAGACGAGAAAAAAGGACTTGAACTCGGCGCGGTCGATTATCTGACCAAACCGGTCAGCCCGCCGCTTGTCAAGGCCAGGGTGCGGAACCACGTTGAACTGAAAATGCACCGCGACCATCTCGAAGAGTTGGTCAACATACGGACAAGGGAGCTTGAACTGACCCGCGAGGTCACCATCTACAGCCTTGCATCCCTGGCTGAAACCCGCGACAACGAAACCGGCGGGCACATTATCCGCACCCAGAAATATGTCCATATTCTGGCGCTGACACTCCGGAAAAACCCGAAATTCGGAGCGCTGCTGGACGATGCGACCATCGATCTTCTTTATAAATCCGCTCCGCTGCACGATATCGGAAAGGTCGGCGTGCCGGATTCAATCCTGCTCAAGCCGGGAAAGTTGACGGACGGAGAATTCGAGGTCATGAAAGATCACACCAAACACGGCCGGGACACGATCCTGAGGGCTGAAGAGGCCATGGAGGATCGGCAGGCCAGTGATTTTTTGCGGTTGGCCAGAGAGATCGCCTACAGCCATCATGAAAAATGGGACGGCTCCGGCTATCCCCTCGGGCTCTGCACCGATAAAATCCCTTTCGCCGGCCGTATTATGGCGGTGGCGGACGTCTACGACGCCCTCATCAGCCGCAGGATATACAAGCCTCCCTTTACCCATACCAATGCGCGAGACATTCTGCAGGAAAGCAGCGGCCGCCATTTCGATCCCGATGTCATTTCCGCTTTTTTGGAGCAGGAGGAAGCCTTTCGCCGTATAGCGCTGAAGTTCGCCGATCACGAGGAGGAACGTGCGGCCCTGAGAGCCACCTCCCCGATAGAACAGGAAATCCTCAATGCATCACTGCGGCTTGACAAGCCGGCCGGCGAAGGATAA
- a CDS encoding HNH endonuclease, with amino-acid sequence MTFQNGLKAGNTITNTALARMFKCATQGGMRRSHRTNSLVIVSDHTKHIHQDRWVSSDLIHYTGMGLKGDQSLDYRQNKTLLETRTNGVEPYLFEVYDPGQYLFRGRVKLAGSPFKECRPDVDGKPRTVWVFPLQVVGADASFVVPEKLLASKQDRNRRWARHLSDQDLFAMVVHANRTPGAGHAGSLDGENSACVAEFARRRSNGVCQLCDRTAPFCNKMNEPYLELHHIRALGQGGADTIANTVALCPNCHKKMHVLNLSEDRKKLKREAHKNCCQLTIDGGITYI; translated from the coding sequence GTGACCTTTCAAAACGGTCTCAAGGCCGGAAATACGATCACCAACACCGCCCTGGCCCGAATGTTCAAGTGTGCGACCCAGGGCGGCATGCGGCGCTCCCATCGTACAAACAGCCTAGTTATCGTTTCAGACCACACCAAGCACATCCATCAGGATCGCTGGGTTTCAAGTGACCTTATCCATTATACGGGCATGGGACTCAAAGGCGACCAGTCGCTGGACTATCGGCAGAACAAAACCCTTCTGGAAACACGAACAAACGGCGTAGAGCCTTATCTGTTCGAAGTGTACGATCCGGGCCAGTACCTTTTTCGAGGCAGGGTGAAACTGGCGGGATCGCCCTTTAAAGAGTGCCGACCGGATGTTGACGGAAAACCGCGGACCGTATGGGTTTTCCCCCTGCAGGTGGTCGGTGCCGATGCGAGTTTTGTCGTACCGGAAAAGCTGCTTGCGAGCAAACAGGACCGCAACCGTCGGTGGGCCCGGCATTTATCCGATCAGGATCTGTTTGCCATGGTGGTGCATGCCAACCGGACTCCGGGAGCGGGCCATGCCGGGTCGCTGGACGGAGAAAACAGCGCATGCGTGGCCGAATTTGCCAGACGAAGGTCCAATGGCGTCTGCCAACTCTGTGATCGAACGGCACCCTTTTGCAATAAAATGAACGAACCGTACCTTGAGCTTCATCACATCCGGGCGCTGGGCCAAGGCGGTGCGGACACGATTGCCAATACGGTGGCCCTGTGCCCCAACTGCCACAAAAAGATGCATGTCCTCAATCTCAGTGAGGATCGCAAAAAGCTGAAGCGGGAAGCGCACAAAAATTGCTGCCAGTTGACCATCGACGGCGGCATCACCTATATTTAA
- the hisF gene encoding imidazole glycerol phosphate synthase subunit HisF, which translates to MITLLDYGAGNVRSVINAIEKLGETVRVAASDRDIVDAEKLVFPGVGSFGSMMTILHEKRFVEPLLTYLGSGRPFLGICVGMQALFEGSEESPGIKGLGVLPGRVQRFTVDLSVPHIGWNGIRVQQPTHLFDGLDGDEKLYFVHSYHAVADDPLTVLTLTDYGYPFVSAVQKGNILGTQFHPEKSGATGLKLLENFIREERRISIPGKCPEQTRLAKRIIACLDVRANDQGDLVVTKGDQYDVRESGDVRNLGKPVELAGRYFEEGADEVTFLNITGFRDFPLADMPMIQVLKETSKNVFVPLTIGGGIRDFTDKNGRSYTALEVADEYFRSGADKISIGSDAVLIVEEYLKSGKKSGKSAIEQISFVYGNQAVVISIDPRRAYVESPDATSQPTVKTDIPGPNGERYCWFQCTIKGGREGRDVDAVTLARSCEELGAGEILLNCIDRDGTNQGFDIELINAVKTAVTIPVIASSGAGCEAHFAEVFQKTDAESALAAGIFHRREVPIMAVKNYLKDKVEVRL; encoded by the coding sequence ATGATTACCTTGCTGGATTATGGGGCAGGCAATGTTCGCAGCGTGATCAACGCCATCGAGAAACTGGGTGAAACGGTGCGTGTGGCCGCATCGGATCGGGATATCGTGGACGCCGAAAAACTGGTTTTTCCCGGTGTCGGCAGCTTCGGCAGCATGATGACCATTTTGCACGAGAAGCGGTTCGTCGAGCCGCTATTGACTTACCTGGGTTCCGGACGGCCGTTTCTGGGGATCTGCGTCGGTATGCAGGCCCTGTTCGAGGGCAGCGAGGAGTCTCCCGGGATAAAGGGCCTGGGCGTGTTACCCGGCCGAGTTCAGCGGTTCACGGTGGACCTGTCCGTCCCGCACATCGGCTGGAACGGCATCCGCGTGCAGCAACCCACCCATCTGTTCGACGGCCTCGATGGGGACGAGAAGCTCTATTTCGTCCACTCCTACCATGCCGTGGCCGATGATCCTCTAACGGTGCTCACCCTTACCGATTACGGATATCCCTTTGTCAGCGCAGTCCAGAAGGGCAATATTCTGGGGACACAGTTCCATCCCGAGAAGAGTGGGGCGACGGGATTGAAGCTGCTGGAGAATTTTATCCGTGAGGAGCGCCGGATATCGATCCCCGGGAAATGCCCCGAGCAGACCCGTCTGGCCAAACGCATCATCGCCTGCCTGGATGTGCGGGCCAATGACCAGGGCGACCTGGTGGTCACCAAGGGCGACCAGTACGACGTCAGGGAATCGGGCGACGTGCGCAATCTCGGAAAACCCGTGGAACTGGCCGGGCGATATTTCGAAGAAGGCGCCGACGAGGTGACGTTTCTCAACATCACCGGATTCCGTGATTTTCCCCTGGCGGATATGCCCATGATTCAAGTTCTCAAGGAGACCTCGAAAAATGTATTCGTCCCGCTGACCATCGGCGGCGGCATCCGTGATTTTACCGACAAGAACGGCCGGTCTTATACAGCTCTGGAGGTGGCCGACGAATACTTTCGATCCGGTGCGGATAAAATTTCCATCGGTTCCGATGCCGTTCTTATCGTGGAAGAATATTTGAAAAGCGGTAAAAAAAGCGGAAAAAGCGCCATCGAGCAGATTTCATTCGTCTACGGCAACCAGGCCGTAGTGATATCCATCGATCCCCGCCGCGCATATGTAGAATCTCCGGACGCGACTTCCCAACCCACCGTTAAAACCGACATCCCGGGACCCAACGGAGAGCGCTACTGCTGGTTCCAGTGCACGATCAAAGGTGGAAGGGAAGGGCGGGATGTGGACGCCGTAACCCTGGCACGGTCCTGCGAGGAACTCGGGGCGGGGGAGATTCTGCTCAACTGCATCGACCGCGACGGCACAAATCAGGGGTTCGATATCGAACTGATCAACGCCGTCAAAACTGCGGTGACCATTCCTGTGATCGCCTCCAGCGGGGCTGGCTGCGAGGCCCATTTTGCCGAGGTCTTCCAGAAGACCGATGCCGAATCGGCCTTGGCGGCGGGAATCTTCCACCGGCGTGAAGTTCCCATCATGGCTGTCAAAAATTACCTCAAGGACAAGGTCGAGGTCAGGCTTTGA
- a CDS encoding CBS domain-containing protein, producing the protein MTTATTRNVLSGMRVREAMRRQIVSMTGTASIATGVGRMIKYKADALLVTEAGGVPTGIVAKTDMVGAYYAGLPVDTPLEAIMVAPLQTCFLDDGLDHSLDSMRSSGIHQLFVVGAHADRYEGMLNYGDILGLVFKICRSCRKSRSRQPADTSDVPAPAESTVAEVMTPRVIDSCMNDTLFAVIEALTSHRMSAVLVTEESGRPTGVISKTDLIMAWRHGIAPDADAASVMNRPVISCDRTDSVNQAMTTMLLGDMSRIFVHDTDPHRIVGVLSLSDAANHRSGTCRACVSSRMVT; encoded by the coding sequence ATGACCACCGCCACAACCCGTAACGTACTGAGCGGAATGAGGGTCAGAGAGGCCATGCGGCGGCAGATCGTTTCTATGACGGGAACGGCATCCATTGCCACCGGCGTCGGGCGGATGATCAAATACAAAGCCGATGCCCTGCTGGTGACGGAAGCTGGGGGAGTGCCTACCGGGATCGTGGCCAAGACCGATATGGTCGGCGCCTACTATGCTGGCCTGCCCGTGGATACGCCCCTGGAAGCAATCATGGTCGCTCCGCTGCAAACCTGCTTTCTGGACGATGGATTGGATCATTCTTTAGACAGCATGCGCAGCAGCGGCATTCACCAGCTTTTCGTGGTTGGTGCCCATGCCGACCGCTACGAGGGCATGTTGAATTATGGCGACATCCTCGGACTGGTATTTAAGATCTGCCGCAGCTGCCGCAAAAGCCGGTCCCGTCAACCCGCGGATACTTCGGATGTTCCTGCACCGGCCGAATCCACCGTAGCGGAGGTGATGACGCCCCGGGTGATCGATAGTTGTATGAATGACACCTTGTTTGCCGTAATCGAGGCCCTGACGAGCCACCGGATGAGCGCCGTACTGGTAACGGAAGAATCGGGCCGTCCCACCGGCGTTATTTCCAAAACCGACCTGATCATGGCCTGGCGCCATGGCATTGCCCCGGATGCCGATGCCGCTTCGGTCATGAACCGACCGGTGATCTCGTGTGATCGTACGGATTCCGTCAATCAGGCCATGACGACCATGCTTTTGGGGGACATGAGCCGTATTTTTGTCCACGACACCGATCCCCATCGCATCGTCGGGGTGCTTTCCCTTTCCGATGCCGCCAATCATCGGTCCGGCACCTGCAGGGCCTGCGTTTCCAGCCGAATGGTCACATGA
- a CDS encoding CBS domain-containing protein has protein sequence MFASDVMTTRFMTLKPDNTIAEAVKRFKEASRQQGKNVFGLMVTDEADKLVGMLSMYDILLFVQPRHANVWQELTEPDQARVFGDLLGRVKSIQVGDLMTPDVLTIEPQTHLMAIVDIMIKRHVRRLPVVSDGQVVGIVYISELFYHLLQRYLVD, from the coding sequence ATGTTTGCCAGCGATGTAATGACAACGCGTTTCATGACCCTGAAACCGGACAATACCATCGCCGAAGCGGTCAAACGATTCAAGGAGGCCAGTCGGCAGCAGGGCAAGAATGTTTTCGGCCTGATGGTCACCGATGAGGCCGACAAGCTGGTGGGTATGCTCTCCATGTACGATATCCTGCTTTTCGTCCAACCGCGTCATGCCAATGTTTGGCAGGAACTGACCGAACCCGATCAGGCCCGGGTCTTCGGCGATCTGCTGGGCCGAGTCAAATCGATTCAAGTGGGCGATCTGATGACGCCCGATGTGCTGACCATCGAACCGCAGACTCATCTGATGGCCATCGTGGACATCATGATCAAGCGCCATGTCCGACGGCTTCCCGTGGTCAGCGATGGGCAGGTCGTCGGCATCGTCTACATTTCCGAACTGTTTTATCACTTATTGCAGCGTTACCTGGTCGACTGA
- a CDS encoding Smr/MutS family protein codes for MAHRRLSIGNRPFASLGDLLARNKIHLPEVRLPELPARPLTPTEEYRLFKNAMADVVPLAVRKEAGPFQRRYSPDPQDCEDPDAEALRKLRRLVETGEGFVVRHTAEYVEGGPEWMPPELFRRLHGGHFSIEAHLDLHGLNLAAARDDFNAFMRRVIASGKRAVLVVHGRGRCSPGPPVIKRQVINWLTRGTWKRWVIAFTSARPCDGGTGATVVLLRCRPRSGRRS; via the coding sequence ATGGCACATCGTCGCTTATCCATCGGAAACCGACCCTTTGCCTCCCTGGGCGACCTTCTGGCGCGGAATAAGATCCATCTGCCCGAGGTCCGTCTTCCGGAACTGCCGGCCCGGCCTCTGACGCCCACCGAAGAATACCGGTTGTTTAAAAATGCCATGGCCGACGTGGTTCCCCTGGCCGTCAGAAAAGAAGCCGGGCCGTTTCAGCGGCGATACTCGCCCGATCCACAGGACTGTGAAGACCCCGATGCCGAAGCCCTTCGAAAGCTGCGGCGGCTGGTGGAAACCGGCGAGGGATTCGTGGTTCGGCACACGGCCGAATATGTGGAAGGCGGGCCGGAATGGATGCCGCCGGAGCTGTTTCGGCGCCTTCACGGCGGCCACTTTTCCATCGAAGCCCATCTGGACCTGCACGGCCTGAACCTCGCCGCGGCCCGGGACGACTTCAACGCATTCATGCGCCGGGTCATCGCTTCGGGAAAGCGCGCGGTGCTGGTGGTTCACGGACGGGGCCGCTGCAGCCCGGGACCTCCGGTGATCAAACGCCAGGTGATCAACTGGCTGACCCGGGGTACGTGGAAGCGTTGGGTCATCGCTTTCACCAGTGCCCGTCCCTGCGACGGCGGTACGGGCGCCACCGTGGTGCTCTTAAGGTGCCGCCCCAGATCGGGCCGGCGATCGTGA
- a CDS encoding NUDIX hydrolase, which yields MTGPYRNPLPTVDIIIEVEDGIVLIERRNPPLGWAIPGGFVDYGESVESCAVREAREETGLSVHLTDLLYVYSRPDRDPRHHTLTTVFLATAEGKPVAADDAKNAGVFGPDTLPDPLVFDHAAILADYFQYKSGVDRKRILQRHFNVR from the coding sequence ATGACCGGTCCTTACCGCAACCCGCTGCCCACCGTCGACATCATCATCGAAGTCGAGGATGGCATCGTATTGATCGAACGCCGCAATCCACCGTTGGGATGGGCCATCCCCGGCGGATTTGTCGATTACGGTGAATCCGTCGAATCCTGCGCCGTCAGGGAGGCCCGCGAGGAGACCGGCCTTAGCGTCCATCTGACGGATCTGTTATATGTATACAGTCGGCCGGATCGGGACCCCAGGCACCACACCCTGACCACGGTATTTCTGGCAACGGCCGAAGGAAAGCCCGTTGCCGCGGATGATGCCAAAAACGCCGGCGTTTTCGGCCCGGACACCCTGCCCGATCCGTTGGTTTTCGACCATGCCGCCATTCTGGCCGACTACTTTCAGTACAAAAGCGGCGTGGATCGCAAACGAATCCTTCAACGCCATTTCAACGTGCGCTGA
- a CDS encoding cupin domain-containing protein, giving the protein MKVIEYSTVPETRFDNEMAKGVTGRVVIGKDDGADNFCMRVFELDKGGHSPRHQHDWEHEIFFHSGKGEVWQGDCWLPVATGSAAFIPGNVEHQIRNVGDGKLTFVCLIPSGAPEL; this is encoded by the coding sequence ATGAAAGTGATTGAATACAGCACCGTACCGGAGACCCGCTTCGACAACGAAATGGCCAAAGGGGTAACCGGCAGGGTGGTTATCGGCAAGGACGACGGCGCCGACAATTTTTGCATGCGCGTGTTCGAACTGGACAAAGGCGGACACAGCCCCCGACACCAACACGACTGGGAGCACGAGATTTTTTTTCATTCCGGCAAGGGGGAAGTATGGCAGGGCGACTGCTGGCTGCCGGTAGCCACCGGCAGTGCAGCCTTCATTCCCGGCAACGTGGAGCATCAGATCAGAAATGTTGGGGACGGGAAACTGACTTTCGTCTGCCTGATTCCATCGGGAGCCCCGGAGCTGTGA